ATTCAAAAGTTAAACTTCTTATAGTAGCCTTAATTCACTTCCTTGGCACATTTAAAAGGTAAAATGTATAACATATGACCAGCCATATATGATAATGCCAGTTCACAGGCAAGTCTGTACATTAGTCTTTGTGGCTTAACTCCTTCTTAGCTTttacttttcttgttttttttcacCTCTTCAGTTTTTGCTCATTCTTAGTCCTTTGGTAACTATTTTACTTCTGATTCTTTTTCAAGTGTTAATCTTGTAGCAAAATTAACTGCAGTGGAGAAGAAATGCATTGAAAAATAGCATCTTGTGAATACTGATAGCAGATTCTAGTGGTTACTGTCCCCACCAAAATGAAGCTGTTACTTTTCTAAATTCTAAAACTTACCTTATAACTGTCCCAATTCCTGAAGAAATTGACAGATCCATCTGTCCTTTTCTGAATAACTGCCCAGCCTCCAGGGTCCAGGCTGTTCTCACACCATAACTGTACTGGTTCATTGCTGTTTTCTGGTTTGATCATATAAATCCCACTGTTGGAATGCCCAGCTTCTTTGGCTTGTTGACAGTCTTTGAAAGGACCTGTTTGAAAAGAACTGCCTTAAGcttaagcttatttttaaaaaatgtgcatgCGGGACACAAGTTACATATAACATGTAGTTAATAGTGTAAGACTTTGTATTGCAATGCAAGACTTTAACTTAGAGGTGGTAAATATCTGAGATCCCATTTTATTCTTGCTGTTTCCTGCTAGAAAGTACGTACTTTCTAATTTTAACTGCAAATTTAAAACTTCCATTGTAAACATTGCAAAACATCCTTTCCAGTTTATTTGGTTAATTTTATACATTTTGCCTATTTTCCCCCACCAACCTTACAAATAGTTAACTATTTTGCTAAACAGGTAGTGCATTTTTTGACTCTCTACACCTGTTATTTAggtaacttttttctttattgtGTATCACAAATTACACCCTGATATTAGATGAGCAAATAATGCAACTCGCATTTCATAACTACTTTAGCTTGTATAGCCTTACCAAACGTCAGATACTGGCTTACTTCTTCCCTATAATGTATACATTTGAAGTGGTCATAAAGTAAAAGGTAAACTAGAATGCAGCAGAACTAGAATTTAATTAGAAAACTTTTATCAAATTCTGCAAACCCTCTGACAGGAACCTTTATAAATCTAATGATTTTTATACTTCCATTTCTTGACAGTTACAATATGTGTgcatggctgttagccaggatagCATGCAAGCAGTGGACCAGATATTTTTGAGCAGATAATAGTGTTCATTTGTTGAGTTTCAAATCTACAGTTATGTAGAAATGCAGCTGTTGACTGTAGCTCTTCAAAGTTCTCTTTTAGGCTCTGAGTACTATATTTACAAAACATACTCTCCACTTCTGAAAGATGATGTATGAGCGTTCAGTAGGAAACACTGTCAGCTTACATTTTGGAAAGCCTTCCTATGTTGGTGTGTCCCTCTTAAAAGATTACAAATCCAGCTATAATTTCTACCTCCACTaatcccttcccccacaaaaaaaaattaatgctgTTACAACATCACTATTTATATTGATTTTTGGACTGGTTTTAGACCATCTTCTAGTCAGCTTTTTTCATAATGAAGAACTGGATATGTTCTGATAATGGCTAGCTCATGATGAATCCCTTAAATGCAACTGATTTGAAAAATCAGTATACTTAATAAGTCCAAATAAAAGTTAACATTCTGTTTAAAGTGTTTGATTACTATTTTGTTGTGTTTATAGTATAATataaacatattaataaattgATCAGTTGTCTCCATATAAGCTCATGCTACATCTAGAGTAACCATTATTGGGTTACTATTCTGATACTGATTTGAAACAATAAACCTAACCTGCCCAATTAACAATTTAAGCAAATAGTAATATAGtgattatcttttaaaaaaaatactttaagaggtgggatttttttttccagtgctctTCAATTATTAAGATGATGGACTAGATACAACAATCTTAATTTGATCTCTGCTCTATTTTGGAACAAAAAGATGGATGTGCAATTTCTGACCTTTGGTAACGCACCTGCTAAATTCAGGGCGAATATTCCATATGTGAGGGCAGTCTGGAAAGAAACACACTGAAGTTTGTTGTGGTATCCCTTTAATGTTCTTGCTTAGTGAAAACCATTTTCACCCTTAACTTCATCTTAATGGAGGTTCTTTATCTGTTTCTTTAAAGACTTGTGAGTAGTAGTCTGATATTAGCTGTGGAAACCTGTAATCAACTAGGATATCTATAGAACTAGTCCATAGCTGTTAAAAGTTGATATCGAGCTTGAATCACCATGCAGCTTGAAGTTCTGGGCAAATGGAACCATGACTTATTTATTACAGGTCTCTCAGAGATTTCATTCTTTATTAGCAAGTCATTTGGGCCTGTAATTCTCCAGTCATGCATTTTAGGAGTCCTGGTTATTAAAAGCTTATCCAGTTATACTTGTTACTATCTTAAATCATGACTTAAGGGTTTAGAGGAGTTGAAAAGAATAATAACCTGGTAACAGCTCAGAGTGCTTAGAAACACCACTGGAACATAGGTGGCAATCCTGACTGAGCCCTTTGGCAAATGTTGATGGCACTAACAACTACAAGAAGTGCTGCGGGAATTGATTCATGATTTTTATAAATTGTGTTGGTGTACTATCAATGTTTGCAACTGACTAGACCTTTTGTCCAAGCTAGTGGTGCATATAGTCACCTGGTCGTAGCACAGTAAAGGACTTGTGTCATTAAAAAGCCCCATTGGTATATCAGCAGCACTTCTAGCTGCTGATAATCCATATTTTTACTAGTCAGAAACACTGCCAGTGTACTGGCAACATTAAGAAGTTTGTAAGGCACATAGCAACAATCTGTCTAGCTAATGACACTTCAAAGTTAAGGAATATATACTTTAAAATTTGAAGACCCATGTTTATAAAACTGGGTCTATCAGAATTCTCAGCGACCTAGGTAACTAAACTAGATTTTGAAGTGTAAAGACTGGATTGGTTTTTGAACAAAAATGGTGCTTATGTATCAGAGAAGTGTTAATTCCAATATCTGAAAGATGGCTTGTTTAGGATTTTCTTGAAACTTCCTCAAATTCTCCCTTTCCAGTTTTATTACTcatgagaaatttaaaaatgAGTTTTGGAAAGCTGGatgggtgaaaaatagggttaaTAACAGAAACTGTAATAGAAACAAAATTATTGCTACTTCCTTCCCAACATATCCAAAGCTGTCCCTACCTTTAAGTCATTACTTCCAGCCTTTGGCCATGCCTTGATAATCTCCCATTTTGAGTACTGTAGCTTTCTTTGCTTACCTTCTCAACACCCACTTCATCCCATCCAGTgtattcaaaatgctgctgccaaAACCATTTCCCTTGCTTGTTGCTTTGACCATATCTGCCACCTTTGAATCATTTTGTTTGCTCTGTATTACCTTCCCTTGCCTGTTCTAATTTTCTCCATTCTTTTGTATTTTGTCTGAAAGTGTCCAGTTGGAGTAAAAGTTCCCTGGGGCATGGGGAGCTTTCTGTCAACGGCCTAGCACAATTTGATGCTGTGTTAAAAaaacagtacttgtggcacctcagagactaaccaatttatttgagcataagctttcgtgaactacagctcacttctgtagctcacgaaagcttatgctcaaataaattgtttagtctctgaggtgccacaaatactccttttctttttgcgaatacagactgacacggcagTTACTCTAAAAAAACAGTGTGGCTCCATAATAAATGTTCTAAAACAACTTATTGATTTATAAAATATGTGAAAACATGAAAAATAGCAAAGCTTTATAATGTAGATTGAAATATTGAGAACAGTTGCTGAAATACTACGTTCTGTGCAGAGGAAAGGAATCTAGGACTCTTATTTCCAGGACCATTAGAGACCAAAGCAAACGGTAGAGCTATTTGACTTGCTGCTAAGCAATGGAAGGTCACAATAGTCTGTTTACATAGTAGCTTTTGACCATTGCTAAAATTCAGTTGGCGTTAGTCTCACAGGATGCAATTTGTCTAAATTTTGATCCTTAGAATTGTAGACACTGCTGATGTAAAATGTTGAAGTGGTAGAAGAAGTTTCAAAGTTATGTTCTAGAATGAAGGAGTGAATAAATCCAACAAATCCTTTAGCTTTGATTAACTATCTTACATCACTTTCTTGGGACAAATAAATCCTTTGATATATGATGACATAGGAACTATGATCCTTTTTTTGTAGTTGTTCACTGaaaataaggtgccacaagtaccccttttctttttactggaaaTACTGAGATTTGTGACTTGATAAAATAGTTTGCACTGTGTTGAAGTAAAGGGGTGTTGTTTTTATGCTAATGAAAGGAATAACATATCAAATGTACAGTGTCCCTATTAGGACTTCATCTGTATGGTCATCCTTGAAGTCTAGTTGTGATAACAGTAGTGCCTGAACATAAATTATATCTTCCTTCTTCGacagatttttctctctccaccAAATTCTGTCCAGTTACGAAGTTAGATGCTGGTGTGAGTGAGAACATGGTATGGCCCCTTGTGTCTCATAGTCATAGCTGTTTACTGAAAAACCAAGTTTTAATACTACTTACTGTCATTATTATTGAAGACCCGAATACAGAAATTAGAGTGGAATTCTTTTCTGGTTTCCACATCAACAAAATTAACTAAGTTCTAATTACCTATTCTTATTATCGTTGATGTCATAGCCAGAAAGAAAGGTTTACTATTTCCTCTTGAAAGCCAAAGACATAATTTCTTTAACAGCTTTTGGTTTTTAAGAATGAAATATTAACATGAACAGAGACCATAACTTTGGAATTTTGTTAAATACGTGAGAACAAAGGAGAGCAGAAATATTTCACAAAACTACACCTAATCTTTTAGCACTTAACAACATATGCATTTAAGATCTTGAGAGGAGCATAGGGCCCATGTCATCTTTGTTTGCTTGGGTGCTGCTGGTAATTTTCACTTTTTGAGATCATGTCCTGAATTTTTACTATTACAATACCAAAAATTGCATCCTAAGTATATAATGATTTAGCAAATCTGATGGTTGATCTCTAGGGCATTACACTTTGACATGTGTTAGGTGGTGAAAAAGGAAAACGATGATGGGATATTACTGTTTTCTTAGGATGGaatataacttaaaaaaaaaacaaaactgatgcCTGATTTGAGTAGAAAAAATGCGGATAACCTAATGTAGATTGTCCAGAGACTTTGTTATTCCTGAGCAACTGCAATTTGTACTTGGATGTCTTTCATAAGTATTTTGGAGACATTAAAGGAGAATcgaaaaatgaaagaaataaaaactaAATAGCTAAGAAACATGATTATAGAACAAAGATGTGTGTGAGGCCGTTAATGTTCACTTATCTTATATGAAACACTGAAGTACAGATGAAAATTATACTTTCCTTCTTATTATTTTAAGAGGTATTATCGCTTGTGTGAATAGTGACAACTATAGTTAAATGTGCCTACACATTTCCATACTAAATACATTTATCATTTGCTCATAACTTTCTCAATTTTTCACCTTTTCGGCTGTTATTTTCCAAGTCTGGTCTCTAACTGAAGCTGAGCTTTTTGGTtagttggttgttttttgttttgggggtatGTGGAGTTTGAGCAAAAATGATTCAACCATTTCTGAGTAGCAGAACAGTAGGGGGAAACATttcatacccttttaaaaaaagtaaacaactggaaataaggcatacatttttaacagtgagagtaattaatcactggaacaatttaccaagggtcataatggattctccatcactcacaatttttaaatcaagagtggatgtttgtctaaaagatatgctctaggaattattttgggggaattctatggcctgtgctgtacaggaggtcaggctagatgatcacaatggtcccttctggccttagaatctgtgtgtgtgttgagacTTTTATTAAAGCAGCACTGACTCCAAAACTTGGGAATAGACTGTTGAAATTGGGCAGAGAGACTGTTCTTAAGGAGGAAAGATGCTTTTGACATTCCACTGAAAATTGGTTTTGATTGGTTATGAACAGTTGAAGATTGTAGTTCACACACGTGTGGTAGGTTTTAATTACTTTCAACCAACAATAACTTTAATTtctacagagaaaatattttttaaactaagtacTTAAAATAAGGAAATAAGAGAACTTAAGTACTTAAAATAAGTAGTTCGTTTTGCACAGGCATAAGGGTCCTCGTACACAAACGAAGTTACGAACTAGGACCAAATGTATTAATAATTTGTTTTGATAAAGTAGTTGCAAATATAAATATTCAGTTTAATTGCCATGCAGAAcagctgtatttttttattttaaattaattgtccTGCATGCAGCTTTCCTCCTACCGTTAGTAAGATACTTAAAATTAACTGTTGCATGATTTCCTTACTTGCTGTGCAGTCCAGCTTGTGCACTGAGGCTCAGATTCAGAAAGTTACTTAAGCATGTTCCCATCTTAAGAATGAAAGTGGTTGCACTgaagtttaaaattaaacattaagTATATTGCTTAATTGGCACCTGAGTGCCTgacctgctcccattgacttcgaaGGATTCTTGAATGAAGCTTAAATTGCTTCTTATTTTTGTGTTAGGAATTGAGTATACAACTGAGGTTTATTTAATTAGTTTATCTGAATTCATAATTTTCTGTTTACGTATGCATCTTGCATTTGTATAGaaaacacttttttcccctttaggaACTTGTCTTCTGTGGGGTTGATTTCTCTAATATTTTTACCTCAGTGTAAAAAGTAGTTTTCCAAGTGTGCTATGTGTTTTCCTTCCAACCCACAATTAAAGATACTAATACCTGTTTTATGTAAACTATTTCCTGCAGTTGTAGCTTGACTGTGACTCATTAGTACTTGAGAAGAACAGTTGATTCAAATATAATGAGAGAAAAATATGCTATAACATATCCAGAAGACAGTTTTACCTTTCATTATACaatcttttcttcattttaacaacatttatCTGATGAGGACAACCTTATTGGGTTTTGTTAGTCTTATTTGGCAGTCTCCATTTGTAAATTTTCTGCATAATCTTCTACACTAACATCCCCCTCTTGTTGTTTTTCACTTTTCCTATTATTTTACAGCCCTTTTCTCTTCTGCACTGCTTTATCACATGTTGGTACCTTAATGacaggaaacagagagagaactAGGAATAGCTTTGTAATTTATTGTatactggtttttattttaacttttaattatcttcattttaccaGCTTTGGAACTACTTAATCCTTTTTCTCCCACCTCTGTACAGGATGCACATTCTTAAAATTCACAGACCTCAGTATTTAAAGAAAACACACAGCAAATGAGCCCATTAATGTTAGAATAAATTGACTGAGATTTCTTTAACTTAGTTTCCAGAAATGTGTAGAGGAAAGAGGAGACTTTTTGATAAACGTTTTACAGCAAACATTTGTTTGTGCTGTTGCTTTTCCTCATATGTACATACCTATCTGTTTATAATTATAAAACTGAGAGAACGAGTATCTGGGGAAACAATAAATCCCCATGtagttttgtttaaaagttggttttggtttttttaagagaCTTCTGCTGTTGCTGTCTGACTAGCCATTAACATAGCTTTTTTTGTATTAGCTCTGTTTCCTTTCTGCCACTTACAGGTGATCTAAATTCTCATGACATCTGGCATTTCATTTGTACTGTGTGGGCTAACTTTTCCCCAAATCCCAAGCTATATAGTCCCTCTTTTTATCAACAGCAGGTTGGTTGTAGTGTATGTTGAATAGCCACAATAAATGTGTGTTTTCACCCTCAGGAACACAGTTGAATATCCAGCTGAGTCTAAAACCCAGTTCAGAGCATTTTTGCTATAAAAGCTCATAAAAGGCAAGAAAAAAGACGGTTACTTGGAAagcatggattaaaaaaaaaaataatccaaactTTCAGGATTGAGCAGAATAAATTGACAGTTTGTGATGCAGTTGGAAATAATTCTGTGGAGTTTTTTTTAATAaccaggatggataaaaatcaatgatttttttatttaaattggatttttaaggACCAAGCCTATCTAAAgatagatacattatagctcaaaggtatctcatcatagaataggggttataaattctaattctatagtatgagacaatatgttcatgtaatgtttaagaaaagttttgtaaatgagttccaatcgttcatggattaggaacccaatcttatggggttccacaggtttctgtatagattatttaagtTAATCTTTCTAtatacccaatgggactcagtgctcagtctagaagataccattgGGGcacttagttttgcagttctcaaactgtggatttgtctctccagaggtaacttgcttgttaacagcaaaaatcttttaaaataaataatatatagaggtgagaactAAGACCttaaccctattgtccctctgcaaattatgagtacacagagtcaatcccttacctatCTCTAAAAGAGCAAAGTTtaaaaaagttcaatgaatagaagattattgggagcagaatagatctggacaaggagaagaagtctggagataaatgtgagaagcaagggacatatgcttgttttgttaaaatattatatgtttgctgttgaagaaaaaaatccagaatacttaaagttgttgttttagttaaataaaacaatttaactgtctgtctggtgatgttctcctcctaatacagcatggcaagaaaatcctccaaatattaatgattaacctgttgaattggagatcgttcacctcccaatgacttcataaatatctgcttcaattacctttggtaaatgaaataaccaaacagtcattcattttcttatatagctgtaaaactaatctgaaaagttttcagaataaatcactgtttaaaaatgtagagtgtgtaccttctaaaaatgaaacctacatctatctcttgatttgtgaagaatatgtattaaggttataacaaccaacaagaaggcacttttatgtagaaaaccatgattaaatcgaatcttcctgactagtgatttaaatcatgatttaatttgatttaaatcaaatctacccTATTAATAAGACCTTTAGGAATCATGATGGAGTTCCAGTAACCCCCAGatgaaatgcatttttctttcattgtcactggttttgtttttaatactttgTGAATCTATATAATTGGGTGAAGTAGGACAGTGAACTGAGAACATTTGGTGAATCTCCTCAATATGCGTTCatgatattttcataaagaaaacaaatgcaataTTATCTTTCCCTTGCtggaaaaaatgttgtttttcattttaaatatctatagttgggatttttaaaagagcctaaatgaattaggcacctaacttcaaTTTTTGTGGGAGTTGGTTGTGTTACTATCCTAGGCTCCTTTGAGATTCTCAGCCTAAAGAATAAAAAGTTGTTTAGAGGATCATTGTGACATCAGATTGTCCTGTTATCATAAAGTCAAAATCTGCCGAGTGTTAAGAATTCATTAAGGCTGGAAACACAACAGTGCGATAATGTATAATGAGTGTAAGTAGAACTGGTGAGTACAGCAAACATTGCTAGCTGCATTTACTACCGGGAAGTTTATCTCTTTTCTTTGCTGTTCACAAAATTCTAATGTAACTTGTGGGACAATAAAGTTCATAGAAAAAGTAATAAGTAAATATCAGACAGTGTTTGCAGAAATCAAATTTTGTTTCCAAGTTATGCTCATCCAGTCTGGAAGTAAAAGTAGTTCTCTACAACCTGTAATCAGTGAGACTTACCTACACAGCTTGAATTTCAAATATTAAATACTTGCAGCAAAGTTCTCATGTTATCTACAGGTCAAGAATTAGTCATAgaaattatttgacaaataaatttGAGAAAATCTACAGCTGCTGTCAATCTATTTATCATCAGAAGAGGCTGAATTTgctgaataaattattcattttgaaTTATTCATTCCACTCTAGTTGTAAGTAAGCATTGTAAGTGGGTTGCCTATTTGTTTACATGACATTCTCTTTATTTTGGACATAATGTTAATCAACTCACCTTCATTGATTAAAGTTAGCGGTGGTATCCTGAAAGGACTTTTTGTAGGAGAAGTAGCTGGATCAGGTGGTGGCCTTATGTCTCTGTCTCTAGGATAACTTGGGTCCCTCTGTATCTCATTACCTCCCAAAAGGCTGGGAGTATAGTGCTGGCTGTTAGGAATGTGCTGTGGCACCACCTGAACAAGAGGAGGAGATCTGTCGGTGTCCTGTCGTGACAGTATCTGCAAGCACTGCTCTTCCAATAAAGAGATAATCACAGACTGATTATTTACAAGATCTGTTAGTGCTGCATATTTTATTTCAAGCTCCCTGTATCGTGTTGTCATTTTCAACATTTCTGTTGTAACATTGAGGATTTTATTTTCCAGTTGGGAAAGCTCAAGTGAATTATCGCGCTTTCGGATTATCTCATGCAAGAGCTGCATGTAGAGCTGAGTGACTCGGGAGTTCATGTTGCGACTTTCTTTTCTCAGCAGCTTTACCTCATTCACAATATTTCCATCCACATCCACCACAAGCTGCAAGATATCAATCTCGCGTTTCTGCTTGGACAATACTTCCTTCAGGTTCTCTATGTCCATCCTTGTGATTTCATCTTTTCTGTTATCTGCTCCTAGTCCTTTGGTGTTTACACAAATTGGCCCTGTAATTTTTTGTTCAGGAACCAAGAAAGTATAaccacatttttttccttcctctccacCATCTGTTGAACGAGGGTGCCTCTTCGATAATTTACTGAGTTTAGACTTTTCTGTGCAGTGTCCTGTAGACAGTAGTAGGAATAATAGCACACCCAAAGTCCATGTAGAGATCTTCATTTTGAGATGAATGTGATGGCTTTCAGAAGACTAATCATTGGATAAATAGAAAGCAAGTTAATAATTAATCAGAATCTAGTTTTAAGGCCTTACTTTATATCAAGTAACATATCATGGAAGAGCACTAATTTTTACTTATCTGCCGTAGATGCTGGCCAAACTGAGATTTTCTTAccatattaaatttaattttcacaaaattacttatttatttagaatTACACTGCATTGAACAACTTGCCTCCTTTCTTTGGTGAAGCATCAAGACCTGAAAGATTTCAAGCAGTAGACATATTTTAGCTTTAATTTGAATGAATACATTTTCAGAAAACAAGCTCCAATGTATTCAGATAACACAGTAGTTCTTTGGTCATAAGCCTGGCTACATAcgtttataaatattaaaataaaaagggaaatattgTAAAATACTTTTGTagccaaaaaaataaacaagccCTGATTTGGGCTTTCCAGAAAATCTGAGGTTGAAACAATTTTTGTAATTTGCATAATATTAGCCTTAGTTCTACATATTTTTATAGTTATGTCTACAGCTAGATTTACAACTAGTGGCTTTGGAGATCTCCCTAACATGGTTGTcataattttacttttaaaaaaatgtattcaagTAAATTTGGTTTGTAAGAAAAGGTAATGATAGGGTTAGCTGTGAGATCATATGCCCTGACCTGATGAAAATGTGATTATCTTTTTTCATCTATGAATGAAAACAAGTAAGTGATGATCTTTGTTTTCGTGAAACTAAATATTTAGAATTTAGTGTCTGGGATCATTTGATGTTTAATATTGACCACTATACACTAGGGAATGTTGAGTGcctgccagcagggtctacatgggccagttagtgtgcaacatgTTGGTTCACTTAAGAATTCACACCCCTCTCGTGCACATTACTGCACCTTGTGGACAAGACCATCATTTTAATGACAATTCTGCTGAAACAGTTCATTAGCAAAGCATGTTTGCCTTTTGGGACTTTTTCTCCTAAATTTTGATTTCTACTCTGAGGTATAGTAAAACAAACACACCGCAAAACTACAAATCGTGGTTGTATGAAGTGTGATAAAAGGGGGGGAACCACTTCCCACAAATTGTTCTGTACTTCAAATTATATTTTCTTCAGTAGGTAAATATTTACCTTTCACAAACACACAAGCTGGTGAATGGACTGCATTCTGGTAGAAGTGAAGAAGCAATACGAGTATTTGTTAAAGTTATGCATGCTTTTAGTGTCCTAAAGAGTATTAAGGGATTTTTATTacc
This window of the Eretmochelys imbricata isolate rEreImb1 chromosome 8, rEreImb1.hap1, whole genome shotgun sequence genome carries:
- the ANGPTL1 gene encoding angiopoietin-related protein 1; amino-acid sequence: MKISTWTLGVLLFLLLSTGHCTEKSKLSKLSKRHPRSTDGGEEGKKCGYTFLVPEQKITGPICVNTKGLGADNRKDEITRMDIENLKEVLSKQKREIDILQLVVDVDGNIVNEVKLLRKESRNMNSRVTQLYMQLLHEIIRKRDNSLELSQLENKILNVTTEMLKMTTRYRELEIKYAALTDLVNNQSVIISLLEEQCLQILSRQDTDRSPPLVQVVPQHIPNSQHYTPSLLGGNEIQRDPSYPRDRDIRPPPDPATSPTKSPFRIPPLTLINEGPFKDCQQAKEAGHSNSGIYMIKPENSNEPVQLWCENSLDPGGWAVIQKRTDGSVNFFRNWDSYKKGFGNVDGEYWLGLENIYMLTNQDNYRLLIELEDWSNKKVYAEYSSFRLEPESEFYRLRLGTYQGNAGDSMIWHNGKQFTTLDRDRDTYTGNCAHFHKGGWWYNACAHSNLNGVWYRGGHYRSKYQDGIFWAEYRGGSYSLKAVQMMIRPID